The Seriola aureovittata isolate HTS-2021-v1 ecotype China chromosome 12, ASM2101889v1, whole genome shotgun sequence genome window below encodes:
- the LOC130178903 gene encoding cytochrome P450 7B1 isoform X1, with product MSPLLLLLLGLLSLVLCVLRGRSRRDGEPPLIKGWIPFIGKALEFGRDAHKFLEEHKKKFGDIFTVQIAGKYMTFIMDPLMYPSIIKHGRQLDFNEFSNTVAPFTFGYPPVISRKFPGMREKIKRSFHLLQGDSLTPLTESMMSNLMLVFRQDHLEERPGDDGGWRSGSMYEFCYTVMFEATFLTMYGRPLSAIRHSRMGVLREDFIKFDSMFPLLIAQIPLWLLGQTKAIREKLINYFLPHRMSCWSNMSQFIKRRSEVFNQYDSLTDSHKAAHHFAILWASVANTAPATFWAMYYLANHPEALQVVRQEIHDVLGLDGVEFTSDRDVTLSKEQLDKLLYLESAISESLRLSSASMNIRVAQENFDLRLDSERSVAVRKGDIIALYPQSMHLDPDIYEEPQTFQFDRYMQDGRERTDFYKNNQKLKHYLMPFGSGSSMCPGRFFAINEIKQFLCLLLLYFDVQVEDGQTRATLDSNRAGLGILQPTTDVRFRYRLRTV from the exons ATGtccccgctgctgctgctcctgctcggCCTCCTGTCCCTGGTCCTCTGCGTCCTCCGCGGCAGGAGCAG AAGAGACGGTGAACCTCCTTTAATAAAAGGCTGGATCCCCTTCATCGGAAAGGCTCTGGAGTTTGGAAGAGACGCCCATAAATTCCTGGAGGAACATAAAAAGAAGTTTGGAGACATCTTTACGGTGCAGATCGCCG GTAAGTACATGACCTTCATCATGGACCCTTTAATGTATCCAAGCATCATCAAACATGGCCGGCAGCTGGACTTTAACGAGTTCTCCAACACGGTGGCTCCCTTCACCTTCGGCTACCCGCCCGTCATCAGCAGGAAGTTCCCTGGCATGAGGGAAAAGATCAAACGctccttccacctcctccagggGGACAGTCTCACGCCCCTGACGGAGAGCATGATGAGTAACCTCATGCTGGTGTTTCGTCAGGACCACCTGGAGGAGAGGCCGGGGGACGATGGTGGCTGGAGGAGCGGCAGCATGTACGAGTTCTGTTACACGGTCATGTTCGAGGCCACCTTCCTCACCATGTACGGCAGGCCGCTGTCCGCTATCCGCCACAGCAGGATGGGGGTGCTGAGGGAGGACTTCATCAAGTTTGACAGCATGTTCCCCCTCCTCATCGCTCAGATCCCCCTCTGGCTGCTGGGACAGACCAAGGCGATCCGCGAGAAGCTCATTAACTACTTCCTGCCGCACAGGATGTCGTGTTGGTCCAACATGTCTCAGTTCATCAAGAGACGATCGGAGGTGTTCAATCAGTACGACTCACTGACGGATTCCCACAAAGCAG CTCATCACTTTGCAATCCTCTGGGCGTCTGTGGCGAACACCGCCCCCGCCACCTTCTGGGCCATGTACTACCTAGCGAATCACCCTGAGGCTCTGCAGGTCGTCCGTCAGGAGATCCACGACGTCCTGGGACTCGACGGCGTGGAGTTCACCAGCGACAGAGACGTGACGCTGAGCAAAGAGCAGCTGGACAAACTCCTTTATCTGG AGAGCGCCATCAGCGAGAGTCTCCGTCTGTCCTCGGCCTCCATGAACATCCGGGTGGCTCAGGAGAACTTCGACCTGCGGCTGGACAGCGAGCGCTCGGTGGCCGTTAGAAAAGGAGATATCATCGCCTTGTACCCTCAGAGTATGCACCTGGACCCCGACATCTACGAGGAGCCTCAG ACATTCCAGTTTGACCGCTACATGCAGGACGGCAGAGAGAGGACCGACTTCTACAAAAACAATCAGAAGCTCAAGCATTACCTGATGCCGTTCGGCTCCGGCTCCTCCATGTGTCCCGGGCGATTCTTCGCCATCAACGAGATCAAACagttcctctgtctcctgctgctctACTTCGATGTCCAGGTGGAGGACGGCCAGACCAGAGCCACTTTGGACTCCAACAGAGCCGGACTGGGAATCCTGCAGCCCACCACTGACGTACGCTTCCGCTACAGACTGAGAACGGTTTAG
- the LOC130178903 gene encoding cytochrome P450 7A1 isoform X2, which produces MSPLLLLLLGLLSLVLCVLRGRSRRDGEPPLIKGWIPFIGKALEFGRDAHKFLEEHKKKFGDIFTVQIAGKYMTFIMDPLMYPSIIKHGRQLDFNEFSNTVAPFTFGYPPVISRKFPGMREKIKRSFHLLQGDSLTPLTESMMSNLMLVFRQDHLEERPGDDGGWRSGSMYEFCYTVMFEATFLTMYGRPLSAIRHSRMGVLREDFIKFDSMFPLLIAQIPLWLLGQTKAIREKLINYFLPHRMSCWSNMSQFIKRRSEVFNQYDSLTDSHKAESAISESLRLSSASMNIRVAQENFDLRLDSERSVAVRKGDIIALYPQSMHLDPDIYEEPQTFQFDRYMQDGRERTDFYKNNQKLKHYLMPFGSGSSMCPGRFFAINEIKQFLCLLLLYFDVQVEDGQTRATLDSNRAGLGILQPTTDVRFRYRLRTV; this is translated from the exons ATGtccccgctgctgctgctcctgctcggCCTCCTGTCCCTGGTCCTCTGCGTCCTCCGCGGCAGGAGCAG AAGAGACGGTGAACCTCCTTTAATAAAAGGCTGGATCCCCTTCATCGGAAAGGCTCTGGAGTTTGGAAGAGACGCCCATAAATTCCTGGAGGAACATAAAAAGAAGTTTGGAGACATCTTTACGGTGCAGATCGCCG GTAAGTACATGACCTTCATCATGGACCCTTTAATGTATCCAAGCATCATCAAACATGGCCGGCAGCTGGACTTTAACGAGTTCTCCAACACGGTGGCTCCCTTCACCTTCGGCTACCCGCCCGTCATCAGCAGGAAGTTCCCTGGCATGAGGGAAAAGATCAAACGctccttccacctcctccagggGGACAGTCTCACGCCCCTGACGGAGAGCATGATGAGTAACCTCATGCTGGTGTTTCGTCAGGACCACCTGGAGGAGAGGCCGGGGGACGATGGTGGCTGGAGGAGCGGCAGCATGTACGAGTTCTGTTACACGGTCATGTTCGAGGCCACCTTCCTCACCATGTACGGCAGGCCGCTGTCCGCTATCCGCCACAGCAGGATGGGGGTGCTGAGGGAGGACTTCATCAAGTTTGACAGCATGTTCCCCCTCCTCATCGCTCAGATCCCCCTCTGGCTGCTGGGACAGACCAAGGCGATCCGCGAGAAGCTCATTAACTACTTCCTGCCGCACAGGATGTCGTGTTGGTCCAACATGTCTCAGTTCATCAAGAGACGATCGGAGGTGTTCAATCAGTACGACTCACTGACGGATTCCCACAAAGCAG AGAGCGCCATCAGCGAGAGTCTCCGTCTGTCCTCGGCCTCCATGAACATCCGGGTGGCTCAGGAGAACTTCGACCTGCGGCTGGACAGCGAGCGCTCGGTGGCCGTTAGAAAAGGAGATATCATCGCCTTGTACCCTCAGAGTATGCACCTGGACCCCGACATCTACGAGGAGCCTCAG ACATTCCAGTTTGACCGCTACATGCAGGACGGCAGAGAGAGGACCGACTTCTACAAAAACAATCAGAAGCTCAAGCATTACCTGATGCCGTTCGGCTCCGGCTCCTCCATGTGTCCCGGGCGATTCTTCGCCATCAACGAGATCAAACagttcctctgtctcctgctgctctACTTCGATGTCCAGGTGGAGGACGGCCAGACCAGAGCCACTTTGGACTCCAACAGAGCCGGACTGGGAATCCTGCAGCCCACCACTGACGTACGCTTCCGCTACAGACTGAGAACGGTTTAG